In Lagenorhynchus albirostris chromosome 1, mLagAlb1.1, whole genome shotgun sequence, the sequence ttgatttgtgtatactgaagaatccttgcatccctgggataaatcccccttgatcgtggtgtttgatccttttaatgtgttgttggattctgtttgctagtattttgctgaggatttttgcatctatattcatcagtgatattggcctgtaattttctttttcttgtagtatctttgtctggttattatttgagatttttcttgtttcttgagataggcttgtatagctataatcttccctcttaaaactgattttgctgcatctcataggttttggattgtcgtgttttcattatcatttgtctctaggtattttttgatttcttcagtgacctcttggttatttagtaatgtattgtttagcctccatgtgtttgtgttttttacattttttcccccgttatttatttctaatctcataacattgtggtcagaaaacatgcttgatatgatttcaattttcttaaatttactgaggcttgatttgtgacccaagatgtgatctatcctgtagaatgttccatgcgcacttgagaaaaaagtgtaatctgctgttttgggatggaatatatatatatatattttttttttttttttgtggtacgcgggcttctcactgctgtggcctctcccgttgcggagcacaggctccggaagcgcaggcccagcggccatggcccacgggcccagccgctccgcggcatgtgggatcctcccagaccggggcacgaacccgcgtcccctgcatcggcaggcggactcccaaccactgcgccaccagggaagcccaggatggaatattttatatatatcaatataatctatctgatctattgtgtcatttaaccctgtgtttccttattaattttctctttggatgatctgtccattggtgtaagtgaggtgttaaagttcccttctatttttgtgtaactgtcgatttcctcttttatagttgttagcagttgccttatgtattgaggtactcctatgttgggtgcatatatatttataattgttatatcttcttcttggattgatcccttgatcattatgtcatgtccttccttgtctcttgtaacattctttattttaaagtctattttacatgatatgagtattgccactccatctttcttttgatttccacttgcatgaaatatctttttccatcccctcactttcagtctgtatgtgtccctaggtctgaagtgggtctcttgtagacagcatatatatgggtcttgttttcgtatccattcagccagtctatgtcttttggttggagcgtttaatccattctcttttaaggtaattattgatatgtatgttcctattaccattttcttaattttttttttttttttttttttttgtggtacgagggcctctcaccattgtggcctctcccattgctgagcacaggatccggacgtgcaggcccagcggccatggcttatgggcccagccgctctgcagcatgtggtatcctcttggactggggcacgaacccatgtcccctgcatcggcaggtggactctcagccactgtgccaccagggatgcccttgggtttgtttttgtatgcacttttcttctcttgtgtttcccactttgagaagttcctttagcttttgttgtagagttggtgtggtggtgctgaattcttttagcttttgcttggctgtaaagcctttgatttctccatcaaatctgaatgagatccttgccgggtagagtaatggGAGTAAAGGgagtcatgccactcccttctggcttgtagagtttctgctgagaaatcagctgttaaccttatgtgagtttccttgtatgttatttgtcatttttcccttcctgctttcaataatttttctttgtctttaatttttgccaatttgatcactatgtgtctcggtgtgtttctccttgggtttagcctgtatgggacttgctgtgcttcctggacttgcatggctatttcctttcccatgttagggaaattttcaactataatctcttcaaatattttctctggtcctttctctctctcttctccttctgggacccctataatgtgaatgttgttgcatttaatgttgtcccagagggtctcttaggctgtcttcatttcttttcgttcttttttctttcttctgctctgcagaagtgaattccaccattctgtcttccaagtgacttatccgttcttctacctcagttattctgctattgattccttctagtgtagttttcatttcagtgattgtattgttcatctctatttgtttgttctttaattcttctaggtctttgttaaacatttcttgcatcttctagatctttgcctccattctttttctaaggtcctggatcatcttcactatcattattctgaattctttttctggaaggttgcctatctccacttaatttagttgattttctggggtttttatcttgttccttcatctcgtacatagccctctgcctttacatcttgtctatctttctgtgaatgtggttttgttccacagcctgcaggattgtagttcttcttgcttctgctgtctgccctctggtggatgaggctatctaagaggcttgtgtaagtttcctgatgggaaggactggtggtggctagagctggctgttgctctggtgggcagagctcagtaaaactttcatTCGCTTGTCTGTTgatggtggggctgggtcccctccctgctggttgtttggcctgaggcgacccaacactggagctcacccgggctctttggtggggctaatgttggactctgggagggctcacacaaaggagtacttcccagaacttctgctgccagtgtccttgtcttcatggtgagacagagccacccctgcctctgcaggagaccctccaacactagcaggtaggtctggttcagtctctatggggtcactcactgctcctttccctagGTCCCGATGCacatactactttgtgtgtgccctccaagagtggagtctctgtttcccccagtcctgtcaaagaccttcaatcaaatcctgctagctttcaaagtctgattctctagggattcctcctcctgttgccagacccccaggtttggaagcctgacatgggactCAGAAGCtgcactccagtgggtggacttctgtggtataattgttctccagtttgtgagtcaccgacccagcagttataggatttgattttattgtgatttcgCCACTCCTACCATCTTAttgtgtcttctcctttgtctttggatgtggggtgtctttttggtgagttctagtgtcttcctgtcaatgatcgttcagcagttagttgtgattccagtgttcttgcaagagggagtgagagcacatccttgtactctgccatcttgaaccaatctccgaGAAACACCATTGTTTGATTGCTGTCTCTGTAATCTCCTTAGTTACAAATACCTTTAATCCTGTTTTGTGGCATACACTTTTGTGAAAAGCTGAGGTTTGGAAATTtatcagttagctattgccaCAATAATGTTGCATACTCCTACGTTcttagcagcactgtttataatagccaagacatggaaacaagctaaacgtccatcaacagatgaatggataaagaatatgtggtatatatacacaatggaatactactcagccataaaaaatagaatgaaataatgccatttgcagcaacctagagattatcatactaattcAAGTAAgtccgagaaagacaaataccatatgatatctcttatatgtgcaatctaaaatatgacacaaatgaacttatctatgaaacagactcacagatatacagaACAGACTTCTGGTTGGGGGGGGTCGGGTAGAGGacggatggattgggagttgggaattagcagatgcaaattattatatatagactggagaaacaacaagatcctactgtatagcacagggaattatattgaatatcctgtaataaatcataatggaaaagaatataaaaaaggtgtatatatatatatatatgtatatatctgaatcactttgctgttcagcagaaattagcacaacattgtaaataactatacctcaataaaataaaaatttttaaaatgctgcataGCAAACCACTTGAAAACTTATTTTAAGCAACAGTCACCATTTATTCTCATAGCTGGCTCTGTTTTTCACTTTACGTCTATAGATTAACTAGGGTGGCTCAGCTTTACATATTTCATTCTCCTTGGACAAGTCAGTTAACCAGGCAAAGGCACAAAAAGGAAACAGTAGAATCTTCTTAAGGCCTACACTCAAAACTGACACACTGCtactgtaaccaagcaggaccctatggggccttcctgggacagtaCTTCTCCCATAATcatctgctttagctcctctctgaagtatctggataacagtatttgatgcacatttcctgagttgttttacagatgtgaacctgccccctccaacaaccaccaccaaatggaagatgttaactacttgatgaccatgagcatgaCCTCCtagagcctaaggactgataatgataacccctgtgacaccaccctgttatctcaccatcagccaatcagaaaattatgcacgagctgatcacatatCCTGcaacccccctccctcacctggctgtctttttcttttaacatctttattggagtatacttgctttacaatgttgtgttagtttctgctgtacgacaaagtgaatcagctatatgtatacatataaccccatatcccctccctcttgagcctccgcctccctcccaccctccctatcccacccctctaggtcatcacaaagcatcgagctgatctccttgtgctatgcagcagcttcccactagctgtctattttacatttggtagtgtatatatatcgatgctactctctcatttcatcccagcttcccgttccccccgtgtcctcaagaccattctctatgtctgcatctttattcctgccctgccactaggtttatcagtaccatttttttagattccatatatatgcgttagcacaaggtatttgtttttctctgacaaaTACCtgttctgtatgacagactctaggtccaaccacctcactacaaataactcagtttcattcctttttagggctgagtaatattccattgtatatatgtaacacatcttctttatccattcgtcgatggtcatttaggttgcttccatgtcctggctatcgtaaatagtgctacagtgaacattgtggtacctatatctttttgaattacagttttctcaggatatatgcccagtagtgagattgtacctggcttttaaaaatgctttgctgaaacccttccaGGAGGTCAGGGATTTTTAGGGCATACGCCAcctgtctccttgcatggccctgaaataaacctttctctgccccAAACTCCGTTTTGGTGTGTTTGGCCTCATTGTGCCTTAGGCACATGAACTTGCACTAACTTCCATTAACCAAAGCAAGCAGCCTAACCAAGTTCAAAGTCAAAGGATGCGGAAATACACTCCTCCCACCTTGAGACTAGGCAAGGGTATAGTTGCAAGAAGGAGTAATGGATTGGGGCCAATAATTTAGTCTACCATTGTCAGTGACTAGTTGGGAGTCCTGGATACTACTTTTGCCCTGTTTTTGCTAATAACACCTGAGCAGTTATATTGAGCAAAGTGTTTGCTGAAATAACTTTATGGTTCTAGACAAGCTAGGTGAGATTATACACTGATTAAAGGGACAAAGGTTAACATATAAACCTGGCTAGGAAGAATGAGTAACTTCTATCAGTGAGACCACAAGAACAGCAATGTGCTAGGAACTGAAATGAAAGCCAAACATCCATGTCCTGAAATCAttcaaaatttcttaaatttctgttGAATATACTCCTCATcgttatacatgtatacatatgtatacacacacatacattgaaGTTTACAATAATATACTTTGtatatgtttaaagtgtacattaTTTTCATGAGTGTTGTGCTGGTTTCTATTTTATATCACAAAGTCCTGAGTGACAGGAATTGTTCACTATTTTTGTTTATATGGTAGAAACTAAATGTTACAAATTTATTCCATCTTCATGATTACAAACATTACAGGCAAGGTGggtaaaaaaggcaaataaagcaATCTCTTTTCTCCTATTTAACCAGATGAAGcattttgacatttttatgatATGCAGGTTGTCTTAATTCATTCACGGCTCATTGACTTATTTTGAAATCCAGCAACAGCAAACTTTGAAATGCGGGATCTTCCTCTATAGCTACTCCAAGTTAATTCCTGAACTACACTGTGAACTCAGAAATGATATTCACTGAAACACTCTTGAAGCTTTCACATCTTAATCTGACACCTCTTATTAAGGCAGGGAACTGTCTGTTAAAGACTGTCTTCTTAGCTAACCCAAGCCACCAGCAATCTTAACCACTAAGTTACTACATAAAAGTAAACAGCTCCTaataaatggaatattgcctgcagtatcagtaaacaaaggatgtcacagtcatcagtgaTTGCAGCCAAGCGGCCACCAAGGAAGGTGAGCTGGTGacccctgagggaactcaggaaggaaacaaagaatacctGTCAtttagcagccatcagactgcagccactccctaaggtgagccctgaggaaactcaggatgtgaaaacactggatactggccccagatagcttaggtgcatatcaaaagaatgatttcagtgagcccagattcttgcatcttcccatacataggaaAGCACTAAACTCCATTTGggatttctggttttctttagttaacagtaatctttgatgttctgactacctgccctttgttgcaaacgCCTCCTCAGGGTTACTTGAAATGCTGCCTCCctggcttgaagtcctaaaaactttccgccaaataaaacataattctcagcttctaggttgtgaataattttttagttgaCACTTCAAGCATTGACTGAAACTGTTGTGCCAGATCCTTTTTCAGAGGATTCACTCCCTGATAGAGAGGTCCTAACCAGCTCTTTCCATGAACAGTGACTCCAGTACAGTGTACCTACTGTCCAGAGTATAAACAGAGAGGTCAGGTAACCCTAGTCATCCTGAGTAGTTCATCAGTATTTACATACAAGGTATATTTTAAGCTGATCCCAGACCAAGTATTGCAACTGTAATCCCAAGAAGTCGTTCATTTTTAGCACACTGAGTTCCTGCAAGATGCCAGGGCAAGTGAGAAACCACCTCAAAGCAAAGAGTTCATCATCTTCAGAaacttggtggtggtggtggtggaggaataAAATTCCTCCTTCTAAATTCATCAAATCAATGGGTCTTCAGTCTTAATTGCTAAAATCCAGAGTCCTCAATCCCGATTTGAGAAGCCCATTTTCAAGATGAAGAGCTTTCAGTCTTCTATTTGCTATGGCCCATGAACGCAAGTCCTTCTATAAGAATCTCCTCTTTTATTGCTTTCTGACACACCGCTGAAGATGTTGTTGTGCAGTTCCAGGAGCTGATCCCTTTGAAGAACTTCTAGGCCAACCAGCGGTGGAAGCCCCAGTGGTACCTCAGCCTCGCGTTGGTGCTCGTGAAGGCGGTGGCGATGGCGGTGCGCTCTGAAGTCATCGCCTGctcattaatttctcttcctaATTCTCAACCCTTCTTTTGAGACACAGCTGGGTACGTTCACTTTAAATCCTTCTCCAAAAATGCCTCAAGGTCAAATTTCAAATAGGGTGGTTAAGGTAGGGCTCAGAGAGGCGTTGACGGGTGAGGAGTGGAAGGGGGTAGAGGAAGGCATTGCAGGCAGGGAAAACAGCCAGGACATTATTATAAATAACTGTGACGTCTTGTGATACTCAGTAAGATTCAATGCGTGTTGGAGCCATTGTTATGCTAATTCTTTCCCAAGAGGTTTTGATTCCGGAGGAGAGAACCGCGGGGGTCGGCGGGGACTTTCTTAGCCTGAAAGGTTAACACCGGCAGCGGCAGGGGAAGGCTCTTTACGGCTTGGTGGGGCAGACCTTGGCGGCAACCCGCAACGGCTGGGAATCACCAATCTGCCGAGTTCTGTTGCCCAATGTGCCCGGAGCAAGAGCCAGGGCGCAAATCCTGTTTCTCGGCGGCCCCAACTTCCTGCGACCTCGGTGTCCAATCAGTGCAAAGGTAAACATTCGATACGGAGTCGGCTGGGAAGTCAGTCAGGTAGCCGCTAGACCACCCAGTGCGCAGCGGATGGTAGGGCTCCAGTCAGGCCACGGCTAGCCCTGCCCTTCCCTGATCGCTCACCCGCCCCTTTTCGGCCACGCCCTCGCGGCGATAGGCCGAGCATCTGGGCCGGGTCGCTACGCGATTGGCCGGGACGACGGGACGCCGGCCCCAGACGTGCCACGTGTACGTAGGGGCCGGCCGGAAGACTAAGGCTGGAGCTGACGCGGCCGGGTTTGGCCGGGCCGGGCTAGGCGATGGCGGCCGTGGAGCGGGACGGGGATCAGCTGTCCACGCGGCCAGCCCTAGAGACCGAGGGGCTGCGCTTCCTTCACGTCACGGGTGAGTCGGCGCGGGTCGCAGGGCAGCGGGTTTGCGCCGCCACCCTCGGCGCGCCGCCATGTTCGGTGAGTCGTTCTCCTCTGCCCTACGGGCCGGACCTGGCCGGGAGCTGGATGTTGGCGCTGCACGCAGGCCCGGGCGGTGGTCCCGAAGCGCGCTTGGAGGCCCTCCCAGAGCGGTGCTTCCTCGGGCGTTGCGGTCGGCCCTTTTTTGCGCGAGTTCTTTACTTTATGCGAAGCAAGCCTTCCGGGTTTGCGGTTGCTGGGGTCTCTCCGCCCTTGGCGTGTGCCTTCAAGCCTCAGCCCCTCGACTCCGTACCCCCACTCACGCCCCCAAAATCCGGCGCTGTATCAGCCCTCCATGGGCACTCCTTTCTATATGTAGTCTGGATCTGAAAGGCCTATGCCCTCCTGAGTCGGATACACTTCCCTTCACCCCTCAAAACCCAGCTGGCGTGCCCCACGTCCTCCGGACTTGCCCCTCCTATTCCCCAGGTAGCTGAGAAGTCCCTTCTCAGTGATCCATGAATTGTTGTACTACTCGTTATTTTAACTGCCTACTTAGGTCTTCAGCTACACCGTGAAGGTTTTGAGGACAAGGAGCTAcgcttattttgcttttgtttaatgTTATAGAAAAGTCCAGTGGTAGtatcatttttagtttcttgaaaactattttcttcttttcagtggGCTCCCTGCTGGCTACCTATGGCTGGTACATCGTCTTTAGCTGCATTCTTCTCTACGTGGTCTTTCAGAAGCTCTTCACCCGGCTGAGGGCCTTGAGGCAGAGGCAGCTGGATCGAGCTGCCGCTGCTCTGGGTTAGTGCCTGATAACAAATGAAGACGTGGCTTTACGCCTACTTGTTTTAGTATTTAAAAGTTAGTCTGTTGTTAAGAGTAAGAAATACGTTTCTGATCTGTGTGGGAAGAAAACTGTTTTATGCTTAGGAAATTGGTTTTGGTGATTTGCAatagtgttgttttgttttgttttaatttcagagTTTTTGATGGGATGAAAAACCCGCTTGATGGTGTGTAGAGCACTCACTGCATATTGTGTTGCATGGTTTTTCATTTACAGGAGAGATTAAAGTGAAGACTTCACAGCTGCTCCGTACTTATGGGTCTGTCTACTAAGTCTCATTAATCTCTAGAACAATCGTGAGTGACAAACTCAGCCTTAGTTATTCACATCCACCGCATTTTGATTTTCACAACTTACTCATCAGACCTGATATCGGATTACACCTGACTGTTTCAAAAACTTATTCCCTCTAAAACAGTAGCTTTAACTAGTTAGAAGCTAGAGTTTctgaggacatatttaaaataaatgttaagtgtCTTGAGAATAGcagtataattaaataaatacaaatcatCAGTCATCTGAGCCACCACAGTCActgagggtggggaggaaagcAAACATAACACAAATGTAGTTATTAGTAGAAAGACTTAGAAAATTCCTTCACTCTCCTCTCCCATGAAACCCTGTGGTCCTGCCATTATCTCAGCATTTTTGGTTGTTGGCTGTATATCCAACAAAAACTACAAAGTACAAAGTAAATCTTGGTTAAGTTGCAGGATTTTGTGAAGTGGATGACTGGTGTTAGAGAACAAGTCACCTGGTACAGCCATCTCTGGCTCTGTGAGACCTGCTGACAACTGAGGAGTAGATTTATAAGATAATGGGACGGGCATCTCAGAAGAGGAGTTTGTTGTAATGAAGCATTGCAAGAAGTGTATGTGCAGTGAAAGGTGTTACCTTGTGTTGTACAATTTTGTTAGAAAAATTAGGTTAAAAAAGTCCACACATAATTTTATTCTAAGAATGATCCAACAGTTCCAAATGTTACCACAATTCACATTTCTAGAAAGTGgaactaattttgtttttaaagataaaggTCTAGTCATCTCTGTCACCACAGACACACCCCTGTGCTACTTTGGCCCCCGTTTTACGTGGATTCAGTTAGGTGACCTGTTTCCACTGCTAACTATCTATAAGTAATGATGATCGCATATCCTTTGGATGATACTGATGTGAACATATAAGTTCcagtttgtttccttgtttacAAAATTAGTCAAACCACTGCCTAGTTCCCCTTAGTGCTCCTTAAACACAGTGGTCTGAGTAAAATAGAGAACTtgattgtatatttatataatttgctttgttttctaaacCAGATAAAAACAGATACCTGGGGTGGTCATTTCTGTTAATGCTAGCTGgaaggatttttctcttttttttttcctgtaaaaacaAGGATAAAATACCTGACGATCTTTACCTCTTTCTGGTGTAGACCTGGGCTAATTAGGTGATGGCTAATGATCAGAAAACTTTATCTTTCCTTGGTTGTCTTCTAGAATTCTGGTCAACCTAGAGACTGGGTGTTAGGAGGTATCCAGGTTGTGGAATGGAATCTCACTGGCCGTCAGACCACTTATATTTCAGTCTCGGAGCCCATGCCAGACTCTCTGAATTGGAACTGCTCAGGGAGCCCAGAAATCTGTTTTGAACAGAGATTTCTGATGCTTTGGATATTTAACAAGGGCTATGAACTGTGGCGATGGGATAGTCCGCTGCCCCGCCCCCCCCTTAAGCAGTAAAATATATGCAGAAGAATAGACTTATTCATGTAAAAGTATATTCTTGCATTGCCTGACTTCTGTACACTTCTAATAATATAGACCTCAAGAGTTCCCATTTTATATTACACAAGGTGCTTTATCCCAATTTCTTTCTGACATTTTAGAACCTGATATTGTTGTTAAACGACAGGAGGCTTTAGCAGCTGCTCGTTTGAAAATGCAAGATGAATTAAATGCACAAGTTGAAAAGCATAAGGAGAAACTAAGACAGGTATGAACTGGTTTTAGTTTGAATACATGATATTTGAGGTTTAGTGGGTAaaagtgtgtgtgcacatgtgcatgcgCATTAGGGTGGATACAAAGAATAACTATTTCAGGCCGAATCATTTCCACTTAGCTAAGTATTGCTCAGCATGTTTTCCTTGTGCAATTTCTTACTGTTTAGGGGGAAATACTCTTAAAGAAGGGTGTCTtgtatttatgtttttacttttaagtgGTTCCCTCACGGCAGCATTTCACCCAGCAAAACTGTTTGCTGTGTACAGGAGCCATACCACCAGACACACATTCAGCCTCTTGCTCCATGGTTGGTCTCAAGCCGAGCATGTCACATGACCTGGCTTGGTGCGGCTGCTCTTCAGTGGATTGAAGGAGAGCCAGGGGAGGGTGGCGATGGGCTCAACCCAGGGTCAAGATGGAGAGCAGGAGATGgagttttgaaagatttttttaaagacacatgGTTTGGTTGTAGGGGTGGTAAAAGGTTtggggggtcggggggaggaAGAACCAAAGGCTGCTATTGAAGTGACCTGAGCAGCCAGGTGGGTTGTGCTGCTCTTCACAGGAGTAAGGTCACCCACCAGGTTGGACCCATTCTCTGTAACTGAAACAACTAAGTGTAGACTCTGCTTTCTAGTTTCAGTGCAGATGTTTCTGGGcccctttttttctcctctgaaggAAGCCAGAGAAGTTGGTCTTCCTCCTGGTCTTGCATGTGTCTCTGGTGTTTCCAATATGGAGTACCTTTCTGCCACTGCTGGTTCTGCATGGTCATCCAGTACATGGCTGGTCTCCACAGCTTGGTTGGAGCCCAGAGGGAAAGGACAGAATAAGACAACACCTACTACACACATTCGGCCTTCTTGGTCACCTTTCTCAGCAGCCTTCTTCAGTGTTCAGTGGGTTGCCCATCTTCCACTTAAATAGTCACCTAAAATGTACTAGCACATTCCTATTATTTATGTAGTTTTCTAAACCACATGAGGTTAAAACAAATTCATGATACAAAAATCTGTACTATGAAAATTAAGTCTCTGCCTTCCTTGCTCCCCTATCTACTGCTGCTCAAGCATTCCATGTTAAGCTTTCTAGGTGTTTTTCCAGAAACATTTTATCCATATATAAACACATGCATGTATCATTTTTACATAGAAATGGCAGCATAGTATACATAGATGCCATTTTTAAgcagttttattttagttttttcctttgctgatttccaaccatttgttttgtttctggagCCATAGAGTAAGTTGAATTCCTTCTACATGTCAAAATTAATGACTTGAGGGTCTGAGTTTTTTGCATTAGTAAAACAGCCTGATCATTTATCCAATTTGTTGATgtagctgaaaaaaaatttttaaaagattatttttaaaaattgtagtgtGCGCCTCCTAAAATTGGAGAGAAGATAGAAGCCTATGTTCAGTTTT encodes:
- the SELENOS gene encoding selenoprotein S isoform X2; this translates as MFVGSLLATYGWYIVFSCILLYVVFQKLFTRLRALRQRQLDRAAAALEPDIVVKRQEALAAARLKMQDELNAQVEKHKEKLRQLEEEKRRQKIEMWDSMREGKSYKGNTRKPQEEDSPGPSTSSVIPKRKSDRKPLRRGGYSPLSGEGGGACSWRPGRRGPSSGG
- the SELENOS gene encoding selenoprotein S isoform X1, translating into MAAVERDGDQLSTRPALETEGLRFLHVTVGSLLATYGWYIVFSCILLYVVFQKLFTRLRALRQRQLDRAAAALEPDIVVKRQEALAAARLKMQDELNAQVEKHKEKLRQLEEEKRRQKIEMWDSMREGKSYKGNTRKPQEEDSPGPSTSSVIPKRKSDRKPLRRGGYSPLSGEGGGACSWRPGRRGPSSGG